Proteins co-encoded in one Ciconia boyciana chromosome 14, ASM3463844v1, whole genome shotgun sequence genomic window:
- the CTSA gene encoding lysosomal protective protein isoform X3, which translates to MCPPGPPPAGAAPGAAAMGPLLLCALLLGLSRAAPPGHEVTFLPGLGKQPSFRHFSGYLCAGPGKHLHYWFVEAQSNPRSSPLVLWLNGGPGCSSMEGFLKEHGPFLIQPDGVTLKYNDYAWNKIANVLYLESPAGVGFSYSEDKKYATNDTEVARNNYLALKEFLRLFPEYSKNDLFLTGESYGGVYIPTLAEWVMQDPSLNLKGIAVGNGLSSYEINDNSLVYFAYYHGLLGTELWRDLQAFCCSQGKCNFHDNSNLNCTLKMGEMIQIVEESGLNIYNLYAPCDGGVPGSMRYEGDYLITHDLGNSFIRMPMRFSWRQNLLRMPVARNKVRMDPPCTNSTAPRVYLNSPEVRKALHISPDAPEWQVCSFEVNHGYKRLYMQMNDQYLKLLGATKYRILVYNGDVDMACNFLGDEWFVDSLCQKVQVARRPWLYTEGGENQIGGFVKEFTNIAFLTVKGAGHMVPTDRPLAAFTMFSRFIKNEPY; encoded by the exons ATGTGCCCGCCGGGACCGCCGCCTGCGGGAGCCGCGCCGGGAGCGGCCGCG ATGGGGCCGCTGCTGCTGTGcgcgctgctgctggggctgagccgggccgcccccccggGCCACGAGGTGACCTTCCTGCCGGGGCTGGGCAAGCAGCCCTCCTTCCGGCACTTCTCGGGCTACCTCTGCGCCGGGCCGGGCAAGCACCTGCACTACTG GTTTGTGGAGGCCCAGAGCAACCCCCGGAGCAGCCCCCTGGTGCTGTGGCTGAACGGGGGCCCCGGCTGCAGCTCCATGGAGGGCTTCCTGAAGGAGCACGGCCCCTTCCTG atCCAGCCCGACGGGGTCACGCTGAAGTACAACGACTACGCCTGGAACAAG aTTGCCAACGTGCTCTACCTGGAGTCCCCCGCTGGCGTCGGCTTCTCCTACTCCGAGGACAAGAAGTACGCCACGAACGACACCGAG gttGCTCGCAACAACTACCTGGCGCTGAAGGAGTTCCTCCGGCTCTTCCCCGAGTACTCCAAGAACGATCTCTTCCTCACGGGGGAGAGCTACGGGGGGGTCTACATCCCCACGCTGGCAGAGTGGGTGATGCAGGACCCCAGCCTCAACCTGAAG GGAATCGCCGTGGGAAATGGCCTCTCCTCCTATGAGATCAACGACAACTCCCTGGTTTACTTTGCCTATTACCATGGCCTGCTGGGGACCGA GCTGTGGAGGGACTTGCAGGCCTTCTGCTGCTCCCAAGGGAAGTGCAACTTCCATGACAACTCCAACCTGAACTGCACGCTCAAG ATGGGGGAGATGATTCAGATCGTAGAGGAGTCCGGCCTCAACATCTACAACCTCTACGCCCCGTGCGATGGCGGTGTCCCTGGGAGCATGAG GTACGAGGGTGACTATCTCATCACGCACGACCTGGGCAACTCCTTCATCCGGATGCCGATGAGGTTCTCCTGGCGGCAG AACCTGTTGCGGATGCCGGTAGCCCGGAATAAGGTCCGGATGGACCCTCCCTGCACGAACTCTACGGCCCCCCGTGTGTATCTGAACTCCCCGGAGGTGAGGAAGGCTCTCCACATCTCCCCTGACGCCCCAGAGTGGCAGGTGTGCAG CTTCGAGGTGAACCACGGCTACAAGCGCCTGTACATGCAGATGAACGACCAGTACCTGAAGCTGCTCGGAGCCACG aaataCCGGATCCTGGTGTATAACGGGGACGTCGACATGGCCTGCAACTTCCTCGGGGACGAGTGGTTTGTGGACTCCCTGTGCCAGAAG GTGCAGGTGGCTCGCCGGCCCTGGCTCTACACTGAAGGAGGCGAGAACCAGATCGGGGGTTTTGTGAAGGAATTTACCAACATCGCCTTCCTCACCGTCAAG